In one Mycobacteroides chelonae genomic region, the following are encoded:
- a CDS encoding FAD-binding protein produces the protein MSAAIPETVAVQDVTEWSDEVDVLVIGFGMGGGCAAVSAAEAGARVLALERAASAGGTTAMAGGHFYLGGGTAVQEATGHADSADEMYKYLMAVSPDPDPEKIRLYCDGSVDHFNWLEALGFQFERSFYPEKAVIQPNTEGLMFTGNELVWPYRDQAVPAPRGHKVPKPGDTGGAGMVVDLLARRADELGVPIRYETGATALILDEEGAVVGATWKRFAETGAIRAKSVIIAAGGFVMNPAMVAEYTPKLAEKPFVLGSTYDDGLGIRLGVSAGAGTRNMNQIFVTAPVYPPSGLLTGIIVNKNGERFVAEDSYHSRTSGFVMDQPDSAAYLIVDSEHMDRPTLPLTPFIDGWETVAEMEAALGIPAGNLGKTLQRYNEHAARGEDPDFHKYPKYLAAQGTGPWGAFDLTLGKAIYAGFTLGGLRTDADGRVLAESGEPISGLYAAGASASNIAQDGKGYSSGTRLGEASFFGRRAGSHASAGVSTG, from the coding sequence ATGAGCGCAGCGATACCGGAAACCGTAGCGGTCCAGGACGTCACGGAGTGGTCTGACGAGGTAGATGTACTGGTCATCGGATTCGGCATGGGCGGCGGATGTGCCGCCGTCTCGGCCGCCGAGGCGGGCGCACGCGTACTCGCCCTTGAGCGTGCCGCTTCCGCGGGCGGGACCACCGCCATGGCGGGCGGGCATTTCTACCTCGGCGGCGGCACCGCGGTTCAGGAGGCCACCGGACATGCCGACAGCGCTGACGAAATGTACAAATACCTCATGGCGGTATCTCCGGATCCCGATCCGGAGAAGATCCGTCTGTACTGCGACGGAAGTGTCGATCATTTCAATTGGCTTGAGGCGCTGGGTTTTCAGTTCGAACGCAGCTTCTATCCGGAGAAGGCGGTTATCCAGCCCAACACCGAAGGGCTGATGTTCACGGGCAACGAGCTGGTGTGGCCGTACCGCGATCAGGCCGTTCCGGCGCCACGCGGACACAAGGTGCCCAAGCCCGGCGACACCGGCGGTGCGGGCATGGTCGTTGACCTGCTCGCACGGCGTGCCGACGAGCTGGGTGTACCCATCCGCTATGAGACCGGCGCCACGGCGCTCATCCTCGACGAGGAGGGTGCGGTCGTGGGCGCCACGTGGAAACGTTTCGCGGAAACCGGTGCGATACGCGCGAAGTCAGTGATCATCGCGGCGGGCGGATTCGTCATGAACCCCGCCATGGTGGCCGAGTACACCCCCAAGCTCGCCGAGAAACCCTTCGTGCTCGGCAGTACCTACGACGACGGTCTCGGCATCAGACTCGGGGTGTCCGCGGGTGCAGGCACCCGCAACATGAACCAGATCTTCGTGACTGCTCCGGTGTACCCGCCGTCGGGATTGCTCACCGGAATCATCGTCAACAAGAACGGTGAACGATTCGTCGCCGAAGACTCCTACCATTCCAGGACCTCTGGGTTCGTGATGGATCAGCCCGACAGTGCCGCCTACCTGATTGTCGACTCCGAGCACATGGATCGGCCGACCTTGCCGTTGACGCCGTTCATCGATGGCTGGGAGACCGTCGCGGAAATGGAAGCGGCGCTGGGCATCCCGGCGGGAAACCTTGGGAAGACCTTGCAGCGGTACAACGAACATGCCGCCAGGGGAGAGGACCCCGACTTCCATAAGTACCCGAAATACCTTGCCGCGCAGGGAACCGGCCCATGGGGTGCATTCGATCTGACCCTTGGTAAGGCGATCTATGCGGGATTCACGCTGGGTGGACTTCGTACGGATGCGGACGGACGTGTGCTCGCCGAATCCGGCGAGCCGATATCGGGTCTCTATGCGGCGGGCGCCAGCGCTTCGAACATTGCTCAGGACGGGAAGGGCTACAGCAGCGGAACCCGGCTTGGCGAAGCGTCGTTCTTCGGCCGGCGCGCAGGTTCGCACGCGTCAGCAGGGGTATCCACCGGCTAA
- a CDS encoding ABC1 kinase family protein produces the protein MSDSSDQPRRPRKLDPVSVEIQFDRLAATAGQLLKAGSRILSQRPTERDLRQVVAKEMRRSFAELGPAYVKFGQLIASSPGMFPEDLSAEFRSLLDQVPPANPRTIRSMLTDELGAPPEDVFGSFDEVPFASASIAQVHKATLKDGTAVVVKIQRPAIRTRLAADLQILKQIARGLELTEMGRMSNIYEVMQDFEANLAEELDFTLEAQAMRDWTAGLAGSKYAPKVRVPQLYSELCTDKVLTMEYVEGIRIDNAEGIRAAGFDGPEVVKTLMLTLFDSAFAAGTFHGDLHAGNLMVDPQGRIVFLDFGIIGRLDERTRKTLRELIGALIIEPDDEAAARTLIKLGAIDPGADPAKVAESLRKVTRPMGTSLGKISYGTIGRQLTALGREHDAILPKEFILVGKQLLYVERYTKLLAPDWQPVGDPEILTYFGTLISEYQQAREEIKDEVGE, from the coding sequence ATGAGCGATTCATCCGATCAGCCCCGGAGGCCCCGGAAGCTTGATCCGGTTTCCGTCGAGATTCAGTTCGATCGGCTGGCAGCTACGGCCGGTCAGCTCCTCAAGGCCGGGTCGCGCATCCTGAGCCAACGTCCCACCGAACGCGACCTGCGCCAGGTGGTCGCCAAGGAAATGCGCCGTTCATTTGCCGAACTCGGCCCCGCCTACGTCAAGTTCGGCCAGCTCATCGCGTCATCGCCGGGGATGTTCCCCGAGGACCTCTCCGCGGAGTTTCGGTCGCTGCTCGATCAGGTACCACCGGCGAACCCGCGGACCATCCGTTCCATGCTCACCGACGAGCTCGGCGCCCCACCCGAGGACGTGTTCGGCTCCTTCGATGAGGTTCCCTTTGCCTCGGCATCCATCGCCCAGGTGCACAAGGCGACCCTGAAGGACGGCACCGCGGTCGTCGTCAAGATCCAGCGCCCCGCGATCCGCACCAGGCTCGCGGCCGATCTGCAGATCCTCAAACAAATCGCCCGGGGCCTGGAACTCACCGAGATGGGCCGCATGTCGAACATCTACGAGGTGATGCAGGATTTCGAGGCCAATCTCGCCGAGGAGCTCGACTTCACTCTGGAAGCCCAGGCCATGCGGGACTGGACCGCTGGCCTTGCGGGCTCCAAGTACGCACCGAAGGTGCGAGTACCCCAGCTCTATTCGGAGCTGTGTACCGACAAGGTGCTCACCATGGAGTACGTCGAGGGCATCCGTATCGACAACGCGGAAGGTATCCGTGCGGCAGGCTTCGACGGCCCCGAGGTGGTCAAAACCCTCATGCTCACCCTTTTCGATTCGGCGTTCGCCGCGGGCACCTTCCATGGTGATTTGCATGCCGGAAACCTGATGGTGGACCCGCAAGGGCGAATCGTGTTCCTGGACTTCGGAATCATCGGCCGCCTCGACGAGCGCACCCGCAAGACGCTGCGCGAGTTGATCGGTGCACTCATCATCGAGCCCGATGACGAGGCGGCCGCGCGAACGCTGATCAAATTGGGGGCCATCGATCCCGGCGCCGACCCGGCCAAGGTTGCCGAGTCGCTCCGGAAGGTCACCCGTCCCATGGGTACCTCATTGGGCAAGATCTCCTACGGCACGATCGGCCGACAGCTCACCGCGTTGGGGCGCGAGCACGACGCTATCCTCCCCAAGGAATTCATCCTGGTGGGCAAGCAACTGCTCTATGTCGAGCGGTACACCAAACTGCTTGCGCCGGACTGGCAGCCGGTGGGGGACCCGGAAATACTCACCTACTTCGGCACCTTGATATCGGAGTATCAGCAGGCCCGCGAAGAAATCAAGGATGAGGTCGGAGAATGA